Within Thermococcus indicus, the genomic segment GGATGACAGGCTCGACGAAATTTTGACGTGAAACTGTCTAATTTCCGCTCGGATAGGTTTATAAATTGACGTCCGAATGGTTGGAAAAGGTGGTGCTCATGTGGGAGAGGTTCATCGAGGAGAAAGTTGAGGAAATAAAGAAGACGGTCGGCGATGGTAAGGCGATAATAGCGCTCTCCGGCGGCGTTGACAGCTCCGTTGCGGCCGTGCTCGCTCACAAGGCCATAGGTGATAAGCTCCACGCGGTCTTCGTCAACACCGGCTTCATGCGGAAGGGTGAACCTGAATTCGTCGTCAAAACATTCCGCGACGAATTTGGACTCAACCTGCACTACGTCGATGCCAGCGAGAGGTTCTTCAGCGAGCTCAAGGGTGTCACCGATCCCGAGGAGAAGAGGAAGATAATAGGCAGGGTCTTCATTGAGGCCTTTGAAGAGGTAGCGAGGGAGATCGACGCCGGGTTCCTAATCCAGGGGACGATAGCCCCGGACTGGATCGAGAGCAAGGGCAAGATTAAGAGCCACCACAATGTTGGTGGACTGCCCGAGAGGCTCAACCTCAAGCTGATAGAGCCGCTCCGCGACCTCTACAAGGACGAGGTAAGGGAGCTGGGCAAAGAACTCGGTCTGCCTGAGAAGATATACAACCGCATGCCCTTCCCGGGGCCGGGGTTGGCAGTTAGGGTCCTCGGCGAAGTTACGCCGGAGAAGGTTGCCATCGTAAGAGAGGCGAACGCCATAGTCGAGGAGGAGATCGAGAAGGCCGGTCTAAAGCCCTGGCAGGCCTTCGCCGTTCTGCTGGGGGTGAAGACGGTCGGCGTTCAGGGCGACATAAGGGCCTACAAGGAAACGATAGCGGTTCGTGTGGTTGAGAGCCTTGACGGCATGACGGCCAACGCAATGAACGTTCCCTTCGAGGTCCTCCAGAGGATAGCCTTCAGGATAACGAGCGAGATACCCGAGGTTGGAAGGGTGCTCTACGACATCACCAACAAGCCCCCGGCAACGATTGAGTTTGAGTGACTCGATACCCTTATTTACATCTTGAGCGTAAAAAGAAACGGTGGGAGAATGGGGGAGATTATCGAGGTGGTTTACGAGAACGGCGTGCTGAGGCCGCTGAAGCCCCTCAAGCTCAAGGAAGGGCAGAGACTCAGGGTGAGGATTCTGAGCACTGGGTTGGCCGGATTCCTCAGGAGCGTCGAGGGGGAACTTGAAAGACCAGCGGAGGATCCCCTCGAAATCTTGGCACGGGTGAGGGAGTAGTCATGAGGTTCGTCGTTGACGCTTCCCTACTCATTGACGCTTTCTCCAAATTTAACGAGGAACGGCGAAGGCTTGCGCTGAAGGTCTTTGAAGCGATTGAAGGCCACGAGATCTACGTTCCCAGGATATGCATGATCGAGTTCGTGAACGTCCTGTCCAGGTTTACACCGGAGGAAAAGGTCAGGGGTTTCCTGGAGGTTTTCGATTTCTTTAACCTGGTTGGGGAAAGTGAGTTCTTTGACGAGGCCGTTGAACTGGCCTTTGGGCTTCATTCGAGGGCGGCTGACACTTACTACATTTCAACCGCGATGATTGTTGGAGGCATTCTGCTGACCAATGACAGGAGAATGGTAGAGAATGCCAGAGGTTCAGGCCTTGACGTGTATTACATCCTCGAAGAATCCGATGCCTTCTTCAAACTCCTGGAGGTGAGCGGATGATAGTCATAATGGACAACGGCGGGCAATACGTCCACAGGATATGGAGGACTCTGAGATACCTCGGCGTTGAGGCAAAGATAATCCCCAACACGACACCTCTCGAGGGGATAAAGGCAATGAAGCCGAAGGGCATAATCTTCTCTGGCGGCCCGGACATCGAGAAGACCGGCAACTGCTCCGCCATCCTGGAGCACTACGACGAGTTCAACGTCCCCATCCTTGGCATATGCCTCGGCCACCAGCTGATAGCGAAGCACTTTGGCGGGAAGGTTGGAAAGGGAGAAAAGGCCGAGTACAGCCTCGTTGAGATTGAAATCCTTGAGGAGAATGACCTCTTTAAGGGCTTCCCAGAGAGGCTCAGGGTCTGGGAGAGCCACATGGACGAGGTGAAGGAGCTTCCTGAGGGCTTCAGGCTCTTGGCCAGGAGTGAGACCTGTCCGGTCGAGGCCATGAAGCATGAGAGCCTTCCAATCTACGGCGTTCAGTTCCATCCGGAGGTTGCCCACACGGAGAGGGGGGCGGATATATACCGCAACTTTGCGGAGCTCTGCGGGGAGCTTTAGGCTCTGCTGGTTGGTACTCTCCTCATTTTTCAGCAACGGGTTCTCTCATCATCGCTTCTTTTTTCAGGGGCAGATGGTTGTTTAAACTTTACCACTTACTTATCCGAGTTTCAACTCCAAAAACTTTTTAAGATTGTTTGAGTTACTATCTTGGGTGATAGCTTGGGACACACGGTGTACTACAGCACCAGGATTGAAAGGTGGAATGAGTTCAGGGAGTTCCTGGAAAATGTCTGTGAGGGACTCGGCTTCCATTTCCTTGAGGGCGAGGATGCAGTCATAGTCCTCCCGGAATGCCACGGTGTCGAGCCCCTGGAGATAAAGAAAAACGGTGAGGGATTCGTCAAGACGAACCTCGTCGAGCCCTGCCACTCGGTATATCTCCTCGTGCTTCATTCGGTTTCTTCCTTCGGTTCGGTCGAGCTCTGGGAGGACTGACCAAGGTATACTTCCAGTATCCTTACGGGTCTGGCGCTCCTGAAGGTTCTATCCTCTGCGAGAACCTTCACAACTCTTCCAGGCTCCGCTTCCTCGACCGCCGGGAGCCAGTAGAAGCCCGGCTTGATGTTGGCCGCTATGTCGTCGTGGATGAAGACCCTAACGAGGCCACCTTTAATCTCTTCAACGATGCCGTAGGTGTAGTCCCTCCCGTATTTGCTTTTGAAATAATGGCGGAAGAGAAAGACCGTGAGCGCGACGGCCACTATGTAGCCGTAGTAATAGTAGATCCCGGGGGAGAGTTCCCTAAGCAGAGAATAGCCCAAGAAGGCGAGGAGAGATAAAAATGAGATAGTATAATAAAAGAACCTGTATGGTTCTGGATCAACAAAAAATTCCCAATTTTTGACTATTATCAATCTAGTATACAAAAGATAGATGATGTAAATACCTAGCAACCAGTACCACTTAAGCCCTATGAGGATTATAAGTAGGTTTAAGATAAGGTAAACAACAAAAGTCATTTGTAGATTCAGACTCAGTAGTTCATGGATGCTTAGCCCTTCCCTCATTAAGTGTCTTGTAACCCTAAAAGCTGATGGTTTTTCATTAGGGAATGGTTTGATAATCTCCATGATTCTCTTTGAGAGAACTTCTGCCCTTTCCCCAATGTTGTATAGAAATTCTAGGGGGTTCATTTTATCACCCCGTCGTTAGCAGATCGTTTGTCGCAGTAAGGTCGTTTCCGAATATTGCCAACGCTGTTTTCCGATCTATGTAGAAGTTGTTGTCTATCACGACGGTTCCCGCAGAGACTCCGTACATTTTGTATCCTTCCCGTTTTGCCAGAGGGTCGTTCTCTAAGTAATATTTAAGGAAGTAATAGTCGAGACAACTCTGACCATCTGGATTTGGATTCTTAGGATCAAGTCCTGCAGTTGCTAGTATAAGCTTGATCTTATCCTGTGAGGGTAGGATAAAACTGACAAGTCCTATAGGATAGTGCTGTCCGTCGGTTGAGACTCCAAGGAGGTCTTGTGTTCTGTTGGCAAGCTCTTCGTATTCTCTATGTACCGCTGGATCAAAGTTTCCTTCCAGTCTCTCAAAGAATGAGGGGGCATTGTAGAGGCCGAAGTAATAGCCATTTTCAAGGCAGCTTACAAAGGACTGGATGTCGTAGGCACGTGCGTTAGGTCCTGACGGCGTTTCAGAAGGTTTGACTTTTAGAGTGTAATTCACCACACTGGGAGCATGACTTAGATCGTTGGGATCGGTGGTTTTAAGTTTAAATTTTATTTGCCATGTGTATCCCTCTGGGAGATTTATATCGTACAGTGTTAATGAGTTGAATCCATTATGCAAATATAATGGGGATGTCCAGTAGTCCATAACCTCGTCCCCGTTGGTGTCTACCCCTACTTCCAAATAGATTATCTCGAAATTGCCGATGGAAGTCGTAACGTTGAGGCTCTGTATCTGGGCTGGCCTGGTTAAGCGGGGATTCCAGACCTTTGATATCCATCCTCCGTTTGTGTAATATACATAACCAGTTATTACGTTGTTCTGTGTGTATCCAGTTGCAGTATCCAATCCGAATAGAGTGTCTCCCCTTAGAAATATATCTCTTTTAGAAGGGGTTTCAGTGAATTGGATAGTATGATGATCCCACGTTGTCTTTTTAGTTGTAACCTCTACTTCCGATGATAGCTTTAATTTAATTCTCGCTTTGGGATTCCACCATTTTCTGTCCACCTTTAGCTCAGTGTCCCATCTATATTCTATCGCCTTTGGAATGGCCGGGAGGGTGATAATTCTGCGATATTTGTCCCCAGATACGTGGTAGAGGTTTGGATCGTTCCACAGCACTCTCCAATGTTTCCCAATGGTCAATCCTTCACTAAATATATTGTAATGGGTTCCCGAATCGGTGTTGTTCTCCCACTCATCTTGGGTTGTTACTGACCATGCCTTAGGACCCGTTGTTTCACCTATGTCATCAAATACTAAGACACCGGTGTCACCATTTTTGATAATTTCAGTGGGGTCTTGATCTAATTCTGTTATTGTCACCTGAATACCTGTGTCGCTATATGTCCATATGCGTGTCTCATTGAACTGAATAGTCTCTCCGTATATCCCTGTTATTATCTCTTGGGGACTACTACCGGTTCCATTAAGGCGTATAATTGGGCTTCCTGTTAACTCTGGATAAGGGAACATACAGGCTTTTATGAGCCTGTGATACAGGTCGTATGTCTCCCTGGAAATGAATGTGTCTTCTACACCCTCGATACTGATGATGGCTGTTGCGTTTCTGTTACTTGGAATTGTCCCGCTATATATCACGCTACCTGAGCTGTCCATTATAGTTATCTCCGGCAGTCTTGCTATTACTGCTACTCTGAATGAATCCAAAGGAGCAACTGTTATCGTCATTTCGGAGAGTATCTCACTGACTGAGGGAGAAACTACAAATCCCTGCTTGGCGAGAATTTCTGTTATGTTGGATAACCAAATTTTGAGATTCTGGTCGCTCTCAATGCCAAGGGAGGATTGTCCCCAAACTATGAGCTGTGCTATTGTATCGTTTGCTCTCTGTCCCTGAATAAAATCCTTAGTGGCAACGTATTCCGTTGTGGATATTATGGCCCTTCTAGCTGAAATCTCAAGGGCCTTTTTAAAGTCCGCTTCTAAGTACTCCAAAACTTGGGACGTACGGTCTATTTGGATTCTCTCCCCTTGGGCTTGAACTACCTGATATGACACCTCTTCATAGGTGGCCATGAGTAACATGAGAGGAATCAGGAGTATAAGTAC encodes:
- the guaA gene encoding glutamine-hydrolyzing GMP synthase — translated: MWERFIEEKVEEIKKTVGDGKAIIALSGGVDSSVAAVLAHKAIGDKLHAVFVNTGFMRKGEPEFVVKTFRDEFGLNLHYVDASERFFSELKGVTDPEEKRKIIGRVFIEAFEEVAREIDAGFLIQGTIAPDWIESKGKIKSHHNVGGLPERLNLKLIEPLRDLYKDEVRELGKELGLPEKIYNRMPFPGPGLAVRVLGEVTPEKVAIVREANAIVEEEIEKAGLKPWQAFAVLLGVKTVGVQGDIRAYKETIAVRVVESLDGMTANAMNVPFEVLQRIAFRITSEIPEVGRVLYDITNKPPATIEFE
- a CDS encoding antitoxin family protein, with protein sequence MGEIIEVVYENGVLRPLKPLKLKEGQRLRVRILSTGLAGFLRSVEGELERPAEDPLEILARVRE
- a CDS encoding type II toxin-antitoxin system VapC family toxin; translation: MRFVVDASLLIDAFSKFNEERRRLALKVFEAIEGHEIYVPRICMIEFVNVLSRFTPEEKVRGFLEVFDFFNLVGESEFFDEAVELAFGLHSRAADTYYISTAMIVGGILLTNDRRMVENARGSGLDVYYILEESDAFFKLLEVSG
- a CDS encoding GMP synthase subunit A, with translation MIVIMDNGGQYVHRIWRTLRYLGVEAKIIPNTTPLEGIKAMKPKGIIFSGGPDIEKTGNCSAILEHYDEFNVPILGICLGHQLIAKHFGGKVGKGEKAEYSLVEIEILEENDLFKGFPERLRVWESHMDEVKELPEGFRLLARSETCPVEAMKHESLPIYGVQFHPEVAHTERGADIYRNFAELCGEL
- a CDS encoding TonB-dependent receptor; protein product: MGDSLGHTVYYSTRIERWNEFREFLENVCEGLGFHFLEGEDAVIVLPECHGVEPLEIKKNGEGFVKTNLVEPCHSVYLLVLHSVSSFGSVELWED
- a CDS encoding DUF2101 family protein, with the protein product MNPLEFLYNIGERAEVLSKRIMEIIKPFPNEKPSAFRVTRHLMREGLSIHELLSLNLQMTFVVYLILNLLIILIGLKWYWLLGIYIIYLLYTRLIIVKNWEFFVDPEPYRFFYYTISFLSLLAFLGYSLLRELSPGIYYYYGYIVAVALTVFLFRHYFKSKYGRDYTYGIVEEIKGGLVRVFIHDDIAANIKPGFYWLPAVEEAEPGRVVKVLAEDRTFRSARPVRILEVYLGQSSQSSTEPKEETE